The following are encoded in a window of Algiphilus aromaticivorans DG1253 genomic DNA:
- a CDS encoding urease subunit alpha, which translates to MAFAIDRRSYADMYGPTVGDRVRLADTGLFIRVEEDRTIYGEEVKFGGGKVIRDGMGQSQVTRAEGSADTVITNALILDHWGVIKADVGIRDGRIKTIGKAGNPDTQPSVDIVIGPGTEIIAGEGMILTAGAVDPHIHFICPQQIEHALCAGVTTMLGGGTGPAHGTLATTCTPGAWHISRMLQAAEAWPMNLGFFGKGNSSRPEALAEQVRAGACGLKLHEDWGSTPAAIDCCLGVADAMDVQAILHSDTLNEAGFVESTIAAFKGRTIHAFHTEGAGGGHAPDIIRVCGLPNVLPSSTNPTRPYTVNTVDEHLDMLMVCHHLDPRIPEDVAFAESRIRKETIAAEDILHDLGAFSMMASDSQAMGRVGETIIRCWQTADKMKRQRGSLPGDDGEADNLRARRYIAKYTINPAIAHGLSEHVGSVEVGKLADLVLWSPAFFGVKPELVIKGGSIAVAQMGDPNASIATPQPVHQQPMFGAHGRANTLSALHFVSAAAVANGIGEQLGLSRPLAAVANTRSIGKKDMRLNDAMPDIAVDPETYEVRADGELLICEPAEVLPMAQRYFLF; encoded by the coding sequence ATGGCCTTCGCGATCGATCGCCGCAGCTACGCGGACATGTACGGCCCCACCGTCGGCGACCGCGTGCGGCTGGCCGATACCGGCCTCTTCATCCGCGTCGAGGAGGACCGCACGATCTACGGCGAGGAGGTCAAATTCGGGGGCGGCAAGGTCATCCGCGACGGCATGGGCCAGAGCCAGGTGACGCGCGCCGAGGGCAGCGCCGACACCGTCATCACCAATGCGCTGATCCTGGACCACTGGGGCGTGATCAAGGCCGACGTCGGCATCCGCGACGGCCGCATCAAGACCATCGGCAAGGCCGGCAACCCGGACACCCAGCCCAGCGTCGACATCGTCATCGGACCCGGCACCGAGATCATCGCCGGCGAGGGCATGATCCTCACCGCCGGCGCGGTGGACCCGCACATCCACTTCATCTGTCCGCAGCAGATCGAGCACGCGCTGTGCGCGGGTGTGACCACCATGCTCGGTGGCGGCACGGGCCCGGCGCACGGCACGCTGGCCACCACCTGCACGCCGGGGGCTTGGCACATCAGCCGCATGCTGCAGGCCGCGGAGGCCTGGCCGATGAATCTCGGCTTCTTCGGCAAGGGCAACAGCAGCCGGCCGGAGGCGCTGGCCGAGCAGGTGCGCGCCGGCGCCTGCGGCCTGAAGCTGCACGAAGACTGGGGCTCGACACCGGCAGCCATCGACTGCTGCCTGGGCGTGGCGGATGCCATGGACGTCCAGGCCATCCTGCATTCGGACACGCTCAACGAGGCCGGCTTCGTCGAGAGCACCATCGCCGCCTTCAAGGGCCGGACCATCCACGCCTTCCATACCGAGGGCGCCGGTGGCGGCCACGCCCCCGACATCATCCGCGTCTGCGGTCTGCCCAATGTGCTGCCGTCGAGCACCAACCCGACGCGCCCCTACACCGTCAACACGGTGGACGAGCATCTCGACATGCTGATGGTCTGCCACCACCTCGACCCGCGCATTCCCGAGGACGTCGCCTTCGCCGAGAGCCGCATCCGCAAGGAGACCATCGCCGCCGAGGACATCCTGCATGACCTCGGGGCCTTCTCGATGATGGCTTCCGACAGCCAGGCCATGGGGCGCGTCGGCGAGACGATCATCCGCTGCTGGCAGACCGCCGACAAGATGAAGCGCCAGCGCGGCAGCCTTCCGGGAGACGACGGCGAGGCGGACAACCTGCGCGCACGCCGCTACATCGCCAAGTACACCATCAATCCCGCCATCGCTCACGGCCTTTCGGAGCACGTCGGCTCGGTGGAAGTCGGCAAACTGGCGGATCTGGTGCTGTGGTCGCCGGCCTTCTTCGGCGTCAAGCCGGAACTGGTCATCAAGGGCGGCAGCATCGCGGTCGCGCAGATGGGCGACCCGAACGCCAGCATCGCCACGCCGCAGCCTGTGCACCAGCAGCCCATGTTCGGCGCGCACGGCCGCGCCAACACGCTGTCCGCGCTGCATTTCGTCAGCGCCGCAGCGGTTGCGAACGGCATCGGCGAGCAGCTCGGCCTGAGCCGCCCGTTGGCGGCGGTGGCAAACACCCGCTCCATCGGCAAGAAGGACATGCGGCTCAACGACGCCATGCCCGACATCGCCGTGGACCCCGAAACCTACGAAGTGCGCGCCGACGGCGAGCTGCTGATCTGCGAGCCGGCCGAGGTGCTGCCCATGGCGCAGCGCTACTTCCTGTTCTGA
- a CDS encoding urease accessory protein UreD codes for MDNALPIEVATRTVPPPQRADGRLRLGFGRDSAGISRLRHCYQHAPCRVLFPHGAPDEPPQAVLLTTTGGLTGGDRLDIALDVDPGAHATLSTQAAEKIYRAAPDESATEVRVALKVGADAWAEWLAQETILFEGARLRRSFDADLAAGGRLLAVESAVFGRGAMGERMRHGLLFDHWRIRREGRLIWADAQRLTDTDLAVERPAFGLGEARAMATLVYVGDDAAELLAPMRALLDEASPEAAATCLGEVLIIRLLAADPAAMRRCIVSTAAALRHAAAGLAPVLPRVWHC; via the coding sequence ATGGACAACGCCCTGCCCATCGAAGTCGCCACCAGGACCGTGCCTCCGCCGCAGCGCGCGGACGGCCGGCTGCGTCTGGGCTTCGGGCGCGACAGCGCGGGCATCAGCCGACTGCGCCACTGCTACCAGCACGCGCCCTGCCGGGTGCTCTTCCCGCACGGTGCCCCCGACGAGCCGCCGCAGGCCGTGCTGCTCACGACCACCGGCGGCCTGACCGGCGGCGACCGCCTCGACATCGCGCTCGATGTCGACCCCGGCGCCCACGCCACGCTGAGCACCCAGGCGGCGGAGAAAATCTACCGCGCCGCGCCGGACGAGTCCGCCACCGAGGTCCGCGTCGCACTCAAGGTGGGCGCCGACGCCTGGGCCGAATGGCTCGCGCAGGAGACGATTCTCTTCGAGGGCGCGCGACTTCGCCGTAGCTTCGACGCCGATCTCGCCGCCGGTGGTCGGCTGCTGGCGGTCGAGAGTGCGGTCTTCGGCCGCGGCGCCATGGGCGAGCGCATGCGCCACGGCCTGCTCTTCGACCACTGGCGCATCCGCCGCGAGGGCCGCCTGATCTGGGCCGACGCGCAGCGTCTGACCGACACCGATCTGGCGGTGGAGCGACCGGCATTCGGCCTGGGCGAGGCCCGGGCGATGGCGACGCTGGTCTATGTCGGCGACGACGCCGCCGAGCTGCTGGCGCCGATGCGCGCCCTGCTCGACGAGGCGTCGCCGGAAGCCGCCGCGACCTGCCTCGGCGAGGTGCTGATCATCCGCCTGCTCGCCGCCGATCCGGCCGCCATGCGCCGCTGCATCGTGAGCACGGCCGCGGCCCTGCGTCATGCCGCGGCCGGGCTGGCGCCCGTCCTTCCCCGCGTCTGGCACTGCTGA
- a CDS encoding argininosuccinate synthase gives MSGVRKVVLAYSGGLDTSVILKWLADTYGCEVVTFTADLGQKEDLSHVRGKAEALGVREIYVDDLREEFVRDYVFPMFRANAVYEGEYLLGTSIARPLIAKRLADIARETGADAIAHGATGKGNDQVRFELGVAALAPDLRIIAPWREWDLNSRERLLAYAAEHNIVVEKKAGGGSPYSMDANALHISYEGEGLEDPDFTPEAEMWRWTVSPEEAPDAPEIITLDFESGDPVALNGQTMGPHELLDHLNELGGRHGIGRLDLVENRYVGIKSRGCYETPGGTILLKAHRAIESLTLDRDAAHLKDELMPRYAELIYNGYWWSPERRMLQAAIDDSQRHVGGRVRLKLYKGNVIVEGRSSSASLFDAKLSTFEDDEGAYDQKDAEGFIRLNALRLRANAKREG, from the coding sequence ATGAGCGGCGTCCGCAAGGTAGTGCTGGCCTATTCCGGCGGCCTCGATACATCTGTCATTCTCAAGTGGCTGGCCGATACCTACGGCTGCGAGGTCGTTACCTTCACGGCCGATCTCGGCCAGAAGGAGGATCTCTCGCACGTGCGCGGCAAGGCCGAGGCGCTGGGCGTGCGCGAGATCTACGTCGACGATCTGCGCGAGGAATTCGTGCGCGACTACGTCTTCCCGATGTTCCGCGCCAACGCCGTCTACGAGGGCGAGTATCTGCTCGGCACCTCCATCGCGCGCCCGCTGATCGCCAAGCGTCTGGCCGATATCGCCCGCGAGACCGGCGCCGACGCCATCGCCCACGGCGCCACCGGCAAGGGCAACGATCAGGTGCGCTTCGAGCTGGGCGTGGCCGCGCTGGCGCCGGATCTGCGGATCATCGCGCCGTGGCGCGAATGGGATCTGAATTCGCGCGAACGCCTGCTGGCCTATGCCGCCGAGCACAATATCGTCGTCGAGAAGAAGGCCGGCGGTGGCTCTCCCTATTCGATGGATGCCAATGCGCTGCATATCTCCTACGAGGGCGAGGGTCTGGAGGATCCGGACTTCACGCCCGAGGCTGAGATGTGGCGCTGGACCGTATCGCCGGAGGAAGCGCCGGATGCGCCCGAGATCATCACCCTTGATTTCGAGAGCGGCGATCCGGTGGCGTTGAACGGCCAGACCATGGGGCCGCACGAGCTGCTGGACCATCTCAACGAGCTGGGCGGGCGCCACGGCATCGGCCGCCTCGACCTCGTCGAGAATCGCTACGTCGGCATCAAGTCGCGCGGCTGCTACGAGACCCCCGGCGGCACCATCCTGCTCAAGGCGCACCGTGCCATCGAGTCGCTGACGCTGGACCGCGACGCCGCGCATCTGAAGGACGAGCTGATGCCGCGCTACGCCGAGCTGATCTACAACGGCTACTGGTGGAGCCCGGAGCGGCGCATGCTGCAGGCTGCCATCGACGACTCGCAGCGCCACGTCGGCGGGCGCGTGCGGCTGAAGCTCTACAAGGGCAATGTCATCGTTGAAGGCCGTAGCTCCAGCGCCTCGCTCTTCGACGCCAAGCTATCCACCTTCGAGGATGACGAGGGAGCCTACGACCAGAAAGATGCAGAGGGCTTCATCCGCCTCAACGCGCTGCGCCTTCGGGCCAACGCGAAGCGGGAAGGCTAG
- a CDS encoding urease accessory protein UreE: MATDIRATRVLPAGEWPAGTAADQLTLDYEQRHRRRFRYCAESGTAFLLDLPRAVVIGDGDGLLLEDGRRILVRAAAESLLRVTAADTATLMRLAWHIGNRHLPAVLTADHILIRDDAVIAAMLRGLGAGLASTMAPFTPERGAYAGTPAPHHHHHDHA, from the coding sequence ATGGCCACCGACATCCGCGCCACACGTGTTCTGCCCGCCGGCGAATGGCCGGCCGGGACCGCCGCCGACCAGCTGACGCTGGACTACGAGCAGCGTCACCGCCGGCGCTTCCGCTACTGCGCCGAAAGCGGCACCGCCTTCCTGCTCGACCTGCCGCGGGCGGTCGTCATCGGCGACGGCGACGGCCTGCTGCTGGAGGACGGCCGCCGCATCCTCGTGCGCGCCGCGGCGGAAAGCCTGCTGCGCGTCACGGCCGCCGACACCGCGACGCTGATGCGGCTGGCCTGGCACATCGGCAACCGGCATCTGCCGGCCGTGCTCACCGCCGATCACATCCTGATCCGCGACGACGCGGTCATCGCGGCCATGCTGCGCGGGCTTGGCGCCGGACTGGCTTCGACAATGGCGCCCTTCACGCCGGAGCGCGGCGCCTACGCCGGCACGCCCGCCCCGCATCACCATCATCACGACCATGCCTGA
- the ureG gene encoding urease accessory protein UreG has translation MNLPLPSNDPGNGPLRVGIGGPVGSGKTALTERLCRLLFPRVNLAAITNDIYTREDAEFLTRSGVLPAERIMGVETGGCPHTAIREDASINMAAVADLQTRFQGLELIFIESGGDNLAATFSPELADITIYVIDVSAGDKIPRKGGPGITRSDLLVINKIDLAPLVGASLDVMQRDALRMRGDRPFVFSNLKEDLGLQEIADFIIRAGGLTVAHST, from the coding sequence ATGAACCTGCCGCTTCCCTCCAATGACCCCGGCAACGGGCCGCTGCGCGTCGGCATTGGTGGCCCTGTCGGCTCCGGCAAGACCGCGCTGACCGAGCGGCTGTGCCGCCTGCTGTTTCCGCGCGTGAACCTCGCCGCCATCACCAACGACATCTACACCCGCGAGGATGCCGAGTTCCTGACGCGCTCGGGCGTGCTGCCGGCCGAGCGCATCATGGGTGTGGAGACGGGCGGCTGCCCGCACACGGCCATCCGCGAGGACGCCAGCATCAATATGGCCGCCGTCGCCGATCTGCAGACGCGATTTCAAGGCCTGGAGCTGATCTTCATCGAAAGCGGCGGCGACAACCTCGCGGCCACCTTCAGCCCCGAGCTGGCCGACATCACCATCTACGTCATCGACGTCTCGGCCGGCGACAAGATTCCGCGCAAGGGTGGCCCCGGCATCACGCGCTCGGATCTTCTGGTCATCAACAAGATCGATCTGGCGCCGCTGGTCGGCGCCTCGCTGGATGTCATGCAGCGCGACGCGCTGCGCATGCGGGGCGATCGGCCCTTCGTTTTCAGTAATCTGAAGGAGGATCTGGGCCTGCAGGAGATCGCGGACTTCATCATCCGCGCCGGTGGGTTGACGGTGGCGCATTCGACGTAA
- the rnt gene encoding ribonuclease T — MPSPDNRVIAQRFRGFLPVVIDVETGGFDSGKDALLEIGAVILSVEPDGRVVQRESLSVHVQPFAGANIEAAALAVNGIRVDNPLRMAVPEREALDRIFRPIRRAVSELGCRRAILVGHNAHFDLGFINAAIARTGYKRSPFHPFSVFDTVTLAGAALGQTVLARALEAAGLDYDAEEAHSALYDAERTAELFCQIVNRFSSAFAETTMGN; from the coding sequence ATGCCTTCTCCCGACAACCGCGTCATCGCCCAGCGCTTCCGCGGCTTCCTGCCCGTCGTGATCGATGTCGAGACGGGCGGCTTCGATTCCGGCAAGGACGCCCTGCTGGAGATCGGCGCGGTCATTCTTTCCGTCGAGCCGGACGGCCGCGTCGTCCAGCGCGAATCGCTCTCGGTGCACGTGCAGCCCTTTGCAGGCGCCAATATCGAAGCCGCCGCGCTGGCCGTCAACGGCATCCGCGTCGACAATCCGCTGCGCATGGCCGTTCCCGAGCGTGAGGCCCTGGACCGCATCTTCCGACCGATCCGGCGCGCCGTGTCGGAGCTGGGCTGCCGACGCGCCATCCTGGTCGGGCACAACGCGCATTTCGATCTGGGCTTCATCAACGCCGCCATCGCACGCACCGGCTACAAGCGCAGCCCCTTCCACCCCTTCTCGGTCTTCGACACGGTAACCCTGGCGGGTGCCGCGCTGGGACAGACCGTGCTGGCACGCGCGCTGGAGGCCGCCGGCCTCGATTACGACGCCGAAGAAGCGCATTCAGCGCTCTACGACGCCGAGCGCACCGCCGAACTCTTCTGCCAGATCGTCAACCGCTTCAGCTCCGCATTCGCCGAAACCACGATGGGGAACTAG
- a CDS encoding urease subunit beta: MIPGEILTQDGDIKLNAERPTATLAVANSGDRPIQVGSHYHFAEANPALDFDRTAAQGMRLDIPAGSAVRFEPGQTREVGLVAYAGARRVTGFRGAVMGALDAPEAR; the protein is encoded by the coding sequence ATGATCCCCGGCGAGATCCTGACGCAGGACGGCGATATCAAGCTCAACGCCGAGCGGCCCACAGCCACGCTGGCGGTGGCCAACAGCGGCGACCGGCCGATCCAGGTCGGCAGTCACTACCACTTCGCCGAGGCGAATCCGGCGCTGGACTTCGACCGCACCGCGGCGCAAGGCATGCGCCTCGACATCCCGGCCGGATCGGCAGTGCGCTTCGAGCCCGGGCAGACGCGCGAGGTCGGGCTGGTGGCCTACGCGGGCGCGCGCCGTGTCACTGGCTTCCGGGGCGCGGTCATGGGCGCGCTGGACGCGCCGGAGGCGCGCTGA
- a CDS encoding urease subunit gamma produces MNLTPREKDKLLVAMAAMVARRRLERGCKLNHPEAVALITDSVVEGARDGRSVADLMQRGAEIIGRDQVMEGVPEMIHDIQVEATFPDGTKLVTVHNPIR; encoded by the coding sequence ATGAATCTCACACCGCGCGAAAAGGACAAGCTCCTGGTGGCCATGGCCGCGATGGTGGCGCGCCGTCGACTGGAGCGGGGCTGCAAGCTCAACCATCCCGAGGCTGTTGCGCTGATCACGGACAGTGTCGTCGAGGGTGCGCGCGACGGCCGCAGCGTGGCCGATCTGATGCAGCGCGGCGCCGAGATCATCGGCCGTGACCAGGTCATGGAGGGCGTGCCCGAAATGATCCACGACATCCAGGTCGAGGCCACGTTCCCGGACGGTACCAAGCTGGTGACCGTCCACAACCCCATTCGGTGA
- a CDS encoding urease accessory protein UreF codes for MPEAQLHRLLAWTSPAYPTGAFSYSHGLEWAVESGAVRDAGGLTAYVDAVMRRGGGWVDAVLFAHAWEAAGEPAQLDAIAELGAAFRGSAETALESHQQGRAFLQITRRAWPHPWLEAFAERQGTHPVAHAVVMALACAAHGVALVAALNAYLHALAANLVSAGVRLVPLGQTDGQIATATLSADIGAIAEAALATGLDELGTAAPGLELCAMHHETQYTRLFRS; via the coding sequence ATGCCTGAGGCACAGCTCCACCGGCTGCTGGCCTGGACCTCGCCGGCCTATCCGACGGGCGCCTTCAGCTACAGCCACGGCCTGGAGTGGGCCGTGGAGTCCGGCGCGGTGCGCGATGCCGGCGGGCTGACGGCCTATGTCGACGCCGTCATGCGCCGCGGCGGCGGATGGGTGGACGCGGTGCTCTTCGCGCACGCCTGGGAAGCCGCCGGCGAGCCGGCGCAGCTGGACGCCATCGCCGAGCTGGGAGCGGCCTTCCGCGGCAGCGCCGAGACCGCGCTGGAGTCCCACCAGCAGGGCCGCGCTTTCCTGCAGATCACCCGGCGCGCCTGGCCCCATCCCTGGCTCGAAGCCTTTGCCGAGCGCCAGGGCACCCATCCGGTGGCGCACGCCGTGGTCATGGCGCTGGCCTGCGCCGCCCACGGCGTGGCGCTGGTGGCGGCGCTCAACGCCTATCTGCACGCGCTGGCGGCGAATCTCGTCTCGGCCGGCGTGCGCCTGGTGCCGCTCGGCCAGACCGACGGCCAGATCGCCACCGCCACCCTTAGCGCAGACATCGGCGCCATCGCCGAGGCCGCGCTCGCCACCGGGCTCGACGAGCTCGGCACCGCTGCACCCGGCCTGGAGCTTTGCGCCATGCACCACGAAACCCAGTACACGAGGCTCTTCCGATCATGA
- a CDS encoding sensor domain-containing diguanylate cyclase, with protein MIGRREQAEPLAGGAVEDLGLDPPPGFALNLGAAVRNVTLMAVLALTTAAIIYSLFGSVMLMTAMSMSVAYAVVVGGARVGLVCALAVFGMLIVMPRDPAWLAGLGGGDGQALIIEVLACVVVVLLAIAVELRRQVGIGLRASLDRQRRQAELVQAVLDGLGPQMFVSLLRPDGTILEVNRSVVEVFGKARERLLGQRIEAPGWLDGEDMRERVAVATRAAAAGETRRLDLRVCTAKGTMWVDCSIGPLFDQAGRLRYLVTSALDITQRRQAERAQQATFDAVPTALLLVGRDGRIAKLNKQASQLLGYSVETLTGASLERLLPESARDHHQGLLEGYFEQPSSRIMGGGRDLVAVRADRSTVPVEIGLNPLPLEHGEYVIAAIADISDRRAAQRTLEEAASRLEAEVAERTEQLQVSNVRWRQRSARLQALGRMLDHLPGCRDESQLAEVVATYLPEIYADSSGLVCIEAEGKHGTHAQWGTAIPALQDRAPDGLPSRSAEPRRWRMGGGMSAPMVFYAPISSGEGHLGWLECRMPMTAEDEAGGEGEEAEFLLGRVSHNLGMAITNMRLRRTLEAQATSDALTQLFNRRYLDTVGVRMVAEAQRHARPLAVLTADVDCFKDINDTHGHEAGDRVLCELAEIMRAQLRASDLPCRYGGEEFVILLPDTDQDAALECAERIRAAVAEARLEPSQEPITVSLGVAIQPNDGEVLRELIAAADEAMYRAKREGRNRVERASSLGA; from the coding sequence ATGATTGGACGCAGGGAGCAGGCGGAGCCCCTTGCGGGCGGTGCGGTCGAGGACCTGGGCCTCGATCCGCCGCCCGGCTTTGCTCTGAATCTCGGCGCGGCAGTGCGCAATGTGACGCTCATGGCAGTGCTGGCGCTGACCACGGCTGCCATCATCTACTCCCTCTTCGGCAGCGTCATGCTGATGACGGCGATGTCGATGTCGGTTGCCTACGCCGTCGTGGTGGGGGGCGCGCGTGTAGGCTTGGTCTGCGCGCTGGCGGTGTTCGGCATGCTGATTGTGATGCCGCGCGACCCGGCCTGGCTGGCCGGTCTGGGAGGCGGCGATGGTCAGGCGCTGATCATCGAAGTACTGGCCTGCGTTGTGGTCGTGCTGTTGGCGATCGCGGTCGAGCTTCGCCGGCAGGTGGGGATCGGTCTTCGTGCGTCGCTTGACCGTCAGCGCCGGCAGGCCGAACTCGTGCAGGCCGTGCTCGACGGTCTGGGGCCGCAGATGTTCGTGTCGCTGCTGCGGCCGGACGGGACGATTCTGGAAGTCAACCGATCGGTGGTCGAAGTCTTCGGCAAGGCCCGCGAGAGGCTGCTGGGGCAGCGCATCGAGGCGCCCGGCTGGCTGGATGGCGAAGACATGCGCGAGCGCGTCGCCGTGGCCACGCGCGCCGCGGCCGCTGGCGAGACGCGTCGTCTCGATCTGCGCGTGTGCACGGCCAAAGGCACGATGTGGGTGGACTGCAGCATCGGTCCCCTCTTCGATCAAGCCGGCCGGCTGCGTTATCTGGTGACCTCGGCGCTGGACATCACTCAGCGCCGGCAGGCCGAGCGCGCACAGCAAGCCACCTTCGACGCGGTGCCTACGGCGCTGCTGCTGGTCGGTCGCGACGGGCGTATCGCCAAGCTCAACAAGCAGGCGTCGCAACTGCTCGGCTATTCCGTCGAGACGCTTACCGGCGCATCGCTGGAGCGCCTGCTGCCGGAAAGCGCGCGCGACCATCATCAGGGCTTGCTCGAGGGCTATTTCGAGCAGCCGTCGAGCCGTATCATGGGGGGTGGCCGCGACCTGGTTGCGGTGCGCGCCGACCGCAGCACGGTGCCGGTGGAGATCGGCCTCAATCCGCTGCCCTTGGAGCACGGTGAGTACGTCATTGCCGCCATCGCCGATATCAGCGACCGTCGGGCAGCCCAGCGCACGCTCGAAGAGGCGGCGAGCCGGCTCGAAGCGGAGGTCGCCGAGCGTACGGAGCAGCTGCAGGTATCGAACGTGCGCTGGCGCCAGCGCAGCGCTCGGCTGCAGGCGCTTGGTCGCATGCTCGATCACCTTCCGGGCTGTCGCGACGAATCGCAGTTGGCGGAAGTGGTGGCGACCTATCTGCCCGAGATCTACGCCGATTCCAGTGGCCTCGTCTGCATCGAAGCTGAGGGGAAGCATGGAACGCACGCGCAGTGGGGAACGGCGATTCCTGCTCTGCAGGATCGTGCCCCCGATGGGCTGCCGTCCCGCAGCGCCGAGCCGCGGCGTTGGCGAATGGGCGGCGGGATGTCCGCGCCGATGGTGTTCTATGCCCCCATCAGCTCCGGTGAAGGGCATCTCGGCTGGCTGGAATGCCGCATGCCGATGACCGCGGAGGACGAAGCCGGCGGCGAGGGGGAGGAAGCCGAGTTCCTGCTCGGCCGCGTCAGTCATAACCTGGGCATGGCCATCACCAATATGCGGCTTCGCCGCACGCTGGAAGCGCAGGCCACCTCCGACGCGCTGACCCAGCTCTTCAATCGCCGCTATCTCGATACCGTGGGTGTACGCATGGTGGCCGAGGCGCAGCGGCACGCGCGCCCGCTCGCCGTGCTCACAGCCGACGTCGACTGTTTCAAGGACATCAACGACACCCACGGCCATGAAGCGGGTGATCGCGTGCTCTGCGAGCTCGCCGAGATCATGCGCGCGCAACTGCGTGCTTCCGACCTGCCCTGTCGCTACGGCGGCGAAGAGTTCGTCATCCTGTTGCCCGATACCGATCAAGACGCAGCGCTCGAATGCGCCGAGCGCATCCGCGCCGCGGTTGCTGAAGCGCGACTGGAGCCGTCGCAGGAGCCCATCACGGTCTCGCTGGGGGTGGCTATCCAGCCGAACGACGGCGAAGTACTGCGCGAATTGATCGCAGCCGCCGACGAGGCGATGTACCGCGCCAAGCGCGAGGGCCGCAATCGTGTGGAGCGTGCGAGTAGCCTTGGTGCTTAG